The Euphorbia lathyris chromosome 3, ddEupLath1.1, whole genome shotgun sequence genome contains a region encoding:
- the LOC136221614 gene encoding uncharacterized protein produces the protein MQLQMLTTLSAMSLVRVRASWDTQFRIPYNPNAPRKPKKTPISQPSTFTPPPSPSSSSLTLTPQSVSDLLKRNTIAQGVLTKLDETYLGYDTWMPRPPKVEKPRSVFNAAALAYIGDSIFELYARRHFLFPPLSIEEYNSRVMAVVRSEAQDALLRKLLSDDFLSEKEREILRWGKNSGSAKTRTKKRVGTALYNRASSLETLIGHLYLTNANRLEELMLHLGFSTGSSTQVILEEADSNLATN, from the exons ATGCAATTGCAAATGCTAACTACCCTATCTGCCATGTCCTTAGTGAGAGTAAGAGCTTCATGGGATACCCAGTTTCGAATTCCATACAATCCTAATGCTCCTCGAAAACCCAAGAAAACCCCCATTTCTCAACCATCCACATTTACTCCTCCTCCTTCACCTTCCTCATCATCTCTCACTTTAACTCCTCAATCAGTTTCAGACCTTCTCAAGCGCAATACTATTGCTCAAG GGGTTTTGACGAAATTGGATGAGACATATTTGGGATATGATACATGGATGCCAAGACCACCAAAAGTGGAGAAGCCTCGATCAGTTTTTAATGCAGCAGCTTTAGCATATATTGGAGATAGCATATTTGAG CTATATGCTCGCAGACATTTTTTGTTTCCTCCACTGAGTATTGAGGAATACAACAGTCGTGTAATGGCAGTAGTACGGTCTGAAGCACAG GATGCGTTGCTCCGAAAACTTCTTAGTGATGATTTCCTGTCAGAAAAAGAAAG AGAAATTCTACGTTGGGGAAAGAATAGTGGTTCAGCAAAAACACGGACAAAAAAGCGTGTCGGGACAGCACTTTATAATAGAGCATCTTCTCTGGAAACACTG ATTGGTCACTTGTACCTTACTAATGCAAATCGTTTGGAAGAGCTAATGCTACATTTGGGATTCTCGACTGGTTCATCTACGCAAGTGATTCTGGAGGAAGCTGATAGTAACTTGGCAACAAACTAG